One Tessaracoccus lacteus DNA window includes the following coding sequences:
- the metG gene encoding methionine--tRNA ligase, with protein MSHVLAAVAWPYANGPRHIGHVSGFGVPSDVFSRYMRMAGHDVLMVSGSDEHGTAIQVKADAEGLTPRQTADKYHAQIVSDLKGLGLSYDLYTRTTTPNHYAVVQEVFTALYDNGYIVAKTQMGAISPSTGRTLPDRFIEGTCPICGYDNARGDQCDSCGNQLDPADLINPKSKINGETPDFIETEHLFLDLPKLAPALAEWLDSREDWRPNVLKFSHNLLGEIHERAITRDLDWGVPVPLDGWRDAPMKRIYVWFDAVIGYLSASVEWAKRQGDPEAWRTWWNNPEALSYYFMGKDNIVFHSVIWPGILLGADGRGTEGGTIHPALGDLQLPTEVVSSEFMTMKGSKVSSSRGASIFVGQFLEEFGADALRYYIAVAGPENQDTDFTWEEFVRRTNFELANEWGNLVNRSISMAHKNVGSIPTAGELTAEDEALLAESRGAFQTVGEHIAARRFKAGITEAMRIVGLANKYVSDMEPWKLKDDPARRDTVLHVTLQVVSDCNTLLTPYLPHSAQKVFEALGGEGVWAAQPDIVEVTDGEWTYPTLQGDYASQQAVWESRPVVASTPLAKPTPLFAKLDEKLGQTGPSWAPIGD; from the coding sequence ATGAGTCATGTTCTTGCCGCGGTCGCCTGGCCCTATGCCAACGGTCCCCGCCACATCGGTCACGTGTCCGGATTCGGAGTCCCCTCGGACGTCTTCTCCCGGTACATGCGCATGGCCGGTCACGACGTGCTCATGGTCTCCGGCTCCGACGAGCACGGCACCGCCATCCAGGTGAAGGCCGACGCGGAGGGCCTGACCCCGCGCCAGACCGCGGACAAATACCACGCGCAGATCGTCTCCGACCTGAAGGGGCTCGGGCTCAGCTACGACCTCTACACGCGCACGACGACCCCGAACCACTACGCCGTGGTGCAGGAGGTCTTCACCGCCCTCTACGACAACGGCTACATCGTCGCGAAGACGCAGATGGGGGCCATCTCCCCGTCGACGGGCCGCACGCTGCCCGACCGTTTCATCGAGGGCACCTGCCCGATCTGCGGCTACGACAACGCACGCGGCGACCAGTGCGACAGCTGCGGCAACCAGCTCGACCCCGCAGACCTGATCAACCCGAAGTCGAAGATCAACGGCGAGACTCCAGACTTCATCGAGACCGAGCACCTGTTCCTCGACCTCCCGAAGCTCGCCCCGGCGCTTGCCGAGTGGCTGGACTCCCGCGAGGACTGGCGCCCCAACGTGCTGAAGTTCTCGCACAACCTCCTGGGGGAGATCCACGAGCGCGCCATCACCCGCGACCTCGACTGGGGCGTGCCCGTCCCGCTCGACGGCTGGCGCGACGCCCCCATGAAGCGCATCTACGTCTGGTTCGACGCCGTCATCGGCTACCTGAGCGCGTCGGTCGAGTGGGCGAAGCGCCAGGGCGACCCCGAGGCGTGGCGCACCTGGTGGAACAACCCCGAGGCCCTGTCCTACTACTTCATGGGCAAGGACAACATCGTCTTCCACTCCGTCATCTGGCCCGGCATCCTGCTCGGGGCCGACGGGCGCGGCACCGAGGGCGGCACCATCCACCCGGCGCTGGGCGACCTGCAGCTGCCGACCGAGGTCGTCAGCTCCGAGTTCATGACCATGAAGGGGTCGAAGGTCTCCAGCTCCCGCGGCGCCTCCATCTTCGTCGGCCAGTTCCTCGAGGAGTTCGGCGCCGACGCGCTGCGCTACTACATCGCGGTGGCCGGCCCCGAGAACCAGGACACCGACTTCACGTGGGAGGAGTTCGTGCGCCGCACGAACTTCGAGCTCGCCAACGAGTGGGGCAACCTGGTCAACCGGTCGATCTCGATGGCGCACAAGAACGTCGGATCCATCCCCACCGCTGGGGAGCTCACCGCCGAGGATGAGGCGCTCCTGGCCGAGTCGCGTGGCGCCTTCCAGACCGTCGGCGAGCACATCGCCGCCCGCCGCTTCAAGGCGGGCATCACCGAGGCCATGCGCATCGTCGGTCTGGCGAACAAGTACGTCTCCGACATGGAGCCATGGAAGCTCAAGGACGACCCGGCCCGCCGCGACACCGTCCTGCACGTCACGCTGCAGGTCGTCAGCGACTGCAACACGCTGCTGACGCCGTACCTGCCGCACTCGGCGCAGAAGGTGTTCGAGGCGCTCGGCGGCGAGGGGGTCTGGGCCGCGCAGCCCGACATCGTCGAGGTCACCGACGGCGAGTGGACCTACCCGACGCTGCAGGGCGACTACGCCTCGCAGCAGGCCGTCTGGGAGTCGCGCCCGGTCGTCGCCTCGACGCCGCTGGCCAAGCCGACGCCGCTGTTCGCCAAGCTCGACGAGAAGCTCGGCCAGACCGGCCCTAGCTGGGCGCCCATCGGGGACTGA
- a CDS encoding DUF2207 domain-containing protein: MTKLPAVLSTLALALVSAWMVVLPAAADDSAPITRYDVTANLTSEGVAQVTIDFTMDFSQVDGRGPYIILPTRQDSADPNWQYAFDYSNIQVSSSTGARTDVSREDDDKTLSLRIGDEDTWNSTPQDYTISYDVTGLIVSDQETSGLDELNWDVIGPGWESEISNVTVQVTGPAAVSKSACFYGPYEDQTPCEATNSGQTASFAVDQTLSPKTPVQIVAGFPAGTFGGVEQRLVKAPTLANAFELSPATGGVAGAGLVAAIAGLLAIRRRHARDEVYLGLTPGIVPGAGENAAVGMQSGKFPVAVQFNPPKGARPGEIGTLMDTTADDVDVSATMVDLAVRGFMKIESNGKKKFTLYATQAPARETLEPYESKLLADLFQGATSRTSKELEKEKFAQVLPHARSGLYDSVVKKGWFKSNPTMAQTGPLVLGGILAAGGVFAAIVLASFGWALIGIPLIIFGIGLMAMSRKFRRRSAMGSAYLAQAKGFELYLRTAEKETLKFEEGVDIFSKYLPYAMVYGVTDRWTKLFADLGAQGLYTADTSWYIGADLMRGMYFASAMSNLTTSMSSAMHAAQLDGVSKATGGSTGGSGFSGGGGFGGGGGGSW; this comes from the coding sequence ATGACGAAGCTGCCTGCCGTCCTGTCCACCCTGGCATTGGCGCTGGTGTCCGCCTGGATGGTGGTGCTGCCCGCCGCCGCGGACGACTCGGCGCCCATCACCCGCTACGACGTCACGGCGAACCTGACGAGCGAGGGGGTGGCGCAGGTCACTATCGACTTCACGATGGACTTCTCGCAGGTCGACGGGCGCGGCCCGTACATCATCCTGCCCACCCGTCAGGACAGCGCCGACCCGAACTGGCAGTACGCCTTCGACTACAGCAACATCCAGGTCAGCTCCTCGACCGGCGCGCGCACCGACGTCAGCCGCGAGGACGACGACAAGACGCTGTCGCTGCGGATCGGCGACGAGGACACCTGGAACTCCACGCCCCAGGACTACACCATCTCCTACGACGTAACGGGGCTGATCGTCTCGGATCAGGAGACGTCCGGGCTCGACGAGCTCAACTGGGACGTGATCGGCCCCGGCTGGGAGTCGGAGATCTCGAACGTCACGGTGCAGGTCACCGGCCCCGCGGCCGTGTCCAAGTCGGCGTGCTTCTACGGCCCCTATGAGGACCAGACGCCGTGCGAGGCGACCAACTCCGGCCAGACGGCCAGCTTCGCCGTCGACCAGACGCTGTCCCCCAAAACGCCGGTGCAGATCGTCGCGGGCTTCCCGGCCGGCACGTTCGGCGGCGTCGAGCAGAGGCTGGTCAAGGCGCCGACGCTCGCCAACGCCTTCGAGCTGAGCCCCGCCACCGGCGGCGTGGCCGGCGCCGGGCTCGTCGCCGCGATCGCCGGGCTGCTCGCGATCCGCAGGCGCCACGCCCGCGACGAGGTCTACCTCGGCCTGACGCCCGGCATCGTGCCGGGCGCAGGCGAGAACGCGGCGGTGGGCATGCAGTCCGGCAAGTTCCCCGTCGCGGTGCAGTTCAACCCGCCGAAGGGCGCCCGCCCGGGCGAGATCGGCACGCTGATGGACACCACCGCGGACGACGTGGACGTCTCCGCGACCATGGTCGACCTCGCGGTGCGGGGGTTCATGAAGATCGAGTCGAACGGCAAGAAGAAGTTCACGCTGTACGCCACGCAGGCCCCGGCCCGGGAGACGCTGGAGCCGTACGAGTCGAAGCTGCTCGCGGACCTGTTCCAGGGGGCGACGTCGCGCACGTCGAAGGAGCTGGAGAAGGAGAAGTTCGCGCAGGTGCTGCCGCACGCGCGCAGCGGCCTCTACGACTCCGTCGTGAAAAAGGGTTGGTTCAAGTCCAACCCGACCATGGCGCAGACGGGACCGCTAGTCCTCGGCGGCATCCTGGCCGCCGGCGGCGTGTTCGCGGCCATCGTTCTGGCGTCGTTCGGCTGGGCCCTGATCGGCATCCCGCTGATCATCTTCGGCATCGGCCTGATGGCGATGTCGCGCAAGTTCCGCCGCCGCAGCGCCATGGGCTCGGCCTACCTCGCCCAGGCGAAGGGCTTCGAGCTGTACCTGCGCACCGCGGAGAAGGAGACCCTGAAGTTCGAGGAGGGCGTGGACATCTTCTCGAAGTACCTGCCCTACGCCATGGTCTACGGCGTCACCGACCGCTGGACCAAGCTGTTCGCCGACCTCGGCGCGCAGGGCCTCTACACGGCCGACACGTCCTGGTATATCGGGGCGGACCTGATGCGCGGCATGTACTTCGCGAGCGCCATGAGCAACCTGACCACGTCGATGTCGAGCGCGATGCACGCGGCCCAACTGGACGGGGTCAGCAAGGCGACCGGCGGCTCCACGGGCGGCTCGGGCTTCTCCGGCGGCGGCGGCTTCGGCGGTGGTGGCGGCGGCTCCTGGTGA
- a CDS encoding phospho-sugar mutase, with product MTELLTRAALWLKHDPDADTRAELDHLVVQAQANDPDLARAAEHELASAFAGPLQFGTAGLRGALGPGPARMNRVVVTQAAAGFAAWLGEQGLRGGKVIVGHDARHKSQDFAEDTAEIFAAAGFEVLWTDHPVPTPVVAFGIQHFGAVAGIVVTASHNPPQDNGYKVYLGDGSQIVPPTDAEIAGHIAEIAAGDWPNLPRSTDRTDVTAELLDAYVARAASLFPADAPRELTWVHTAMHGVGSETVRRVASAIGLPAAHEVTEQAEPNPDFPTVAFPNPEEKGAIDLSLELASRVGADVVIANDPDADRCAVAAVVDGSWRMLTGDELGAILGDDAIRRGVPGVFANSVVSSTLLGRMAEAAGRQHTITLTGFKWIGRVPDLAFGYEEAIGYCVDSRAVPDKDGITAAVSVLRIVAELRAQGRTLADRLDEIARVHGLTATSQLAVRVADLGIIANAMARLRGNPPTQLLGEPVTVVDLAHGSETLPPTDGIELTGPRVHVVARPSGTEPKLKCYLEVRLDPAESQDVAVARTEAAGRLDRLRAEMAAALGV from the coding sequence ATGACGGAGCTGCTGACCAGGGCCGCGCTGTGGCTCAAGCACGACCCCGACGCCGACACCCGCGCCGAGCTCGACCATCTGGTCGTCCAGGCGCAGGCCAACGACCCCGATCTGGCCCGCGCCGCCGAGCACGAGCTCGCCTCCGCGTTCGCGGGGCCGCTGCAGTTCGGCACCGCCGGCCTGCGCGGCGCCCTGGGCCCCGGCCCCGCCCGGATGAACCGCGTCGTCGTGACGCAGGCCGCCGCCGGCTTCGCCGCCTGGCTGGGCGAACAGGGGCTCCGCGGCGGGAAGGTGATCGTCGGCCACGACGCGCGCCACAAGTCCCAGGACTTCGCCGAGGACACCGCCGAGATCTTCGCCGCCGCGGGATTCGAGGTCCTGTGGACCGACCACCCCGTCCCCACCCCCGTCGTAGCCTTCGGGATCCAGCACTTCGGCGCCGTCGCCGGCATCGTCGTGACCGCGTCGCACAACCCGCCCCAGGACAACGGCTACAAGGTCTACCTCGGCGACGGGTCCCAGATTGTGCCCCCGACGGACGCCGAGATCGCCGGCCACATCGCGGAGATCGCCGCGGGCGACTGGCCGAACCTGCCGCGCTCCACGGACCGCACCGACGTGACCGCCGAACTGCTCGACGCCTACGTCGCCCGTGCCGCCTCGCTGTTCCCGGCTGACGCACCGCGCGAGCTGACCTGGGTACACACCGCCATGCACGGCGTCGGCTCCGAGACCGTCCGCCGCGTCGCGTCGGCGATCGGGCTGCCCGCCGCGCACGAGGTCACGGAGCAGGCCGAACCCAACCCCGACTTCCCCACCGTCGCGTTCCCGAACCCGGAGGAGAAGGGCGCGATCGACCTGTCGCTGGAGCTGGCCTCCCGGGTGGGTGCCGACGTGGTCATCGCCAACGACCCCGACGCCGACCGGTGCGCCGTCGCGGCCGTGGTCGACGGGTCCTGGCGGATGCTGACCGGCGACGAGCTGGGCGCGATCCTCGGCGACGACGCGATCCGTCGGGGGGTGCCCGGCGTATTCGCGAACTCGGTCGTCTCCTCGACCCTGTTGGGCCGCATGGCGGAGGCCGCGGGTCGGCAGCACACCATCACGCTCACGGGGTTCAAGTGGATCGGCCGCGTGCCGGACCTCGCGTTCGGCTACGAGGAGGCCATCGGCTACTGCGTCGACTCGCGCGCCGTGCCCGACAAGGACGGCATCACGGCCGCAGTCTCGGTGCTGCGCATCGTTGCCGAGCTCAGGGCGCAGGGCCGCACGCTCGCCGACCGGCTCGACGAGATCGCCCGCGTCCACGGGCTGACCGCGACGTCGCAGCTCGCGGTCCGCGTCGCGGATCTCGGCATCATCGCCAACGCCATGGCGAGGCTGCGCGGGAACCCCCCGACGCAGCTGCTCGGGGAACCCGTCACCGTCGTCGATCTGGCGCACGGCAGCGAGACCCTCCCCCCGACCGACGGCATCGAGCTGACGGGGCCCCGGGTGCACGTCGTGGCCCGCCCGTCCGGAACCGAACCGAAGCTCAAGTGCTACCTGGAGGTGCGCCTCGACCCTGCCGAGTCGCAGGACGTCGCCGTAGCGCGGACCGAGGCTGCGGGGCGCCTCGACCGGCTCCGTGCCGAGATGGCCGCCGCGCTGGGGGTCTGA
- a CDS encoding uridine kinase family protein has product MPRTLLLIAGPSGSGKSRLTRLATGTGRAATISLDDFYRDVDAPGLPMSPLGIPDWDDVGTWDLAQAVDTVGALLRDGRAELPTYDISKSRRVGEHIVDIDDAETVLAEGIFAIDMLAAARAAGMTCEGWWLDRPRSANFTRRLARDLREHRKTPPVLLRRGAALYRAEPALRRAAIEAGFTPMSMRRALTRLGCAARS; this is encoded by the coding sequence GTGCCCCGGACCCTGCTGCTCATCGCCGGCCCCTCAGGATCGGGTAAGTCCCGCCTGACGCGGCTCGCCACCGGCACCGGCCGCGCGGCCACCATCAGCCTCGACGACTTCTACCGCGACGTCGACGCGCCCGGCCTGCCCATGAGCCCGCTCGGCATCCCCGACTGGGACGACGTCGGCACGTGGGACCTCGCTCAGGCGGTCGACACCGTCGGCGCGCTGCTGCGCGATGGCCGGGCGGAGCTGCCGACCTACGACATCTCGAAGTCGCGGCGCGTCGGGGAGCACATCGTCGACATCGACGACGCCGAGACGGTGCTGGCCGAGGGGATCTTCGCGATCGACATGCTCGCCGCAGCCCGCGCCGCCGGTATGACCTGCGAGGGCTGGTGGCTCGACCGGCCTCGCAGCGCCAACTTCACGCGCCGCCTGGCCAGGGATCTGCGCGAGCACCGCAAGACTCCCCCGGTGCTGCTGCGCCGGGGTGCGGCGCTCTACCGCGCCGAGCCGGCGCTGCGCCGAGCCGCCATCGAGGCGGGATTCACGCCGATGTCGATGCGCCGGGCGCTGACAAGGCTTGGTTGCGCCGCCCGCTCCTGA
- a CDS encoding AMP-binding protein, with protein MSTPAQAIREARDLLLSLRGQGDRARAEFRWPEISGPFNWAVDWFDDLGRGNQDTALWLRDEDGSDERYSYDEMVHRSDRLAAWLEAQGVAKGDVVMVMLGNQVELWDAMLAVMKLGAVILPTTVALQHDDLADRVPRAGVAAVVTSPDCEAKFDGLDDLLCVTTGEGHDRWRPMADAAGFPAGARPVVTDASDPVLLYFTSGTTEHPKLVVHTHLSYPVGHLSTMYFIGVRPGDVHLNISSPGWGKHAWSSFFSPWIAGATVFSYTYHRFDPARLLRELEDCGVTTFCAPPTVWRMMIKADLGARPSALREAVGAGEPLNPEVISAVQRAWGLTIRDGYGQTETTCTVGNAPGEEVRPGAMGKPMPGARLVIIDPDTGEESRHGEICIPVDPWPLNLTTGYLGDFRTVQADGRYHSGDLVSLDDHGYLTYVGRTDDVFKASDYKVSPFELESVLIEHPAVLEAAVVPAPDELRLAVPKACIALADGFAPDEATALSILAHAKDRLAPYLRVRRVEFVELPKTISGKVRRVELRAREVDPAVVIEDFRYEAFPQLRG; from the coding sequence ATGAGCACACCGGCACAGGCCATCCGCGAGGCCAGGGACCTCCTTCTCAGCCTCCGCGGCCAGGGCGACAGGGCCCGCGCCGAGTTCCGGTGGCCGGAGATATCCGGTCCGTTCAACTGGGCCGTCGACTGGTTCGACGACCTCGGCCGCGGCAACCAGGACACCGCCCTGTGGCTCCGCGACGAGGACGGCTCCGACGAGCGGTACAGCTACGACGAGATGGTGCACCGCTCCGACCGGCTCGCGGCGTGGCTCGAGGCGCAGGGGGTCGCCAAGGGCGACGTCGTGATGGTGATGCTCGGCAACCAGGTGGAGCTGTGGGACGCCATGCTCGCCGTCATGAAGCTCGGCGCCGTCATCCTGCCGACCACCGTCGCGCTCCAGCACGACGACCTCGCGGACCGCGTCCCCCGCGCCGGCGTCGCCGCCGTGGTCACGAGCCCCGACTGCGAGGCCAAGTTCGACGGCCTCGACGACCTGCTGTGCGTCACCACCGGCGAGGGCCACGACCGCTGGCGGCCGATGGCGGACGCGGCCGGGTTCCCCGCGGGGGCGCGCCCCGTCGTGACCGATGCCTCGGACCCGGTGCTGCTGTACTTCACGTCCGGCACGACCGAGCACCCGAAGCTCGTGGTCCACACGCACCTCAGCTACCCCGTCGGGCACCTGTCGACCATGTACTTCATCGGCGTGCGACCCGGCGACGTGCACCTGAACATCTCGTCTCCCGGCTGGGGCAAGCACGCCTGGTCGAGCTTCTTCTCCCCGTGGATCGCCGGCGCGACGGTGTTCAGCTACACCTACCACCGCTTCGACCCCGCCCGTCTGCTGCGCGAGCTCGAGGACTGCGGGGTTACGACGTTCTGCGCTCCGCCGACCGTGTGGCGCATGATGATCAAGGCCGACCTGGGGGCGCGGCCCTCGGCGCTGCGCGAGGCCGTCGGCGCCGGCGAGCCCCTCAACCCCGAGGTCATCTCCGCCGTCCAGCGCGCCTGGGGCCTGACGATCCGCGACGGCTACGGCCAGACCGAGACCACCTGCACGGTCGGCAACGCTCCCGGCGAGGAGGTCCGGCCCGGTGCGATGGGCAAGCCGATGCCGGGAGCCCGGCTCGTGATCATCGACCCCGACACGGGCGAGGAGTCCCGCCACGGCGAGATCTGCATCCCCGTCGACCCGTGGCCGCTGAACCTGACCACCGGCTACCTGGGCGACTTCCGCACGGTGCAGGCCGACGGCCGCTACCACTCCGGCGATCTGGTCTCGCTCGACGACCACGGCTACCTCACCTACGTCGGGCGGACCGACGACGTGTTCAAGGCCTCCGACTACAAGGTCTCCCCGTTCGAGCTGGAGTCGGTGCTCATCGAGCACCCCGCGGTGCTGGAGGCTGCTGTCGTGCCGGCCCCCGACGAGCTGCGGCTCGCGGTGCCCAAGGCCTGCATCGCTCTGGCGGACGGCTTCGCCCCCGACGAGGCGACGGCGCTGTCGATCCTGGCGCACGCCAAGGACCGCCTGGCCCCGTATCTCAGGGTCCGCCGCGTCGAGTTCGTGGAGCTGCCCAAGACCATCAGCGGCAAGGTCCGCCGCGTCGAGCTGCGCGCCCGAGAGGTCGACCCCGCCGTGGTGATCGAGGACTTCCGCTACGAGGCGTTCCCGCAGCTGCGGGGCTGA
- a CDS encoding NAD(P)H-quinone dehydrogenase — MTKVVIIGGGPGGYEAALVGNQLGGEVTLIERDGMGGAAVLSDCVPSKTLIATAEVMVRIETADALGLHVKADDVSDVVDVDMAEVNQRVLDLAHAQSADIERRLTDDGVNLVAGTARLDGPNRVIATHEGRETSYDADVVLVATGTTPRELPDAPCDGERILNWKQVYNLTELPERLIVVGSGVTGAEFASAYDALGCDVVLVSSRDQVLPGEDQDAAAVLQQAFERRGMTIMSRARAVAARRRGDGVVVTLADGREVEGSHCLMAVGAIPNSAGLGLEEAGVELTASGHIRVDRVSRTNNRDIYAAGDVTGVFALASVAAMQGRVAMWHSLGDAVKPLDLRSVSSNVFTTPEVATVGITQKEVDSGEVRVASLLMPIASNARAKMMSFTDGFVKLFCLPTTGVIVGGVVVAPRASELIHSVSLAVAQRVTVDDFSHAFTVYPSMSGTVAEAARRLHTRDGAWNTLTN, encoded by the coding sequence GTGACCAAGGTTGTGATCATCGGTGGTGGACCCGGCGGCTACGAGGCCGCCCTCGTCGGCAATCAGCTGGGCGGGGAGGTCACGCTGATCGAGCGCGACGGCATGGGCGGCGCCGCGGTGCTCAGCGACTGCGTGCCCTCCAAGACGCTGATCGCCACCGCCGAGGTGATGGTCCGCATCGAGACCGCCGACGCGCTTGGCCTCCACGTGAAGGCCGACGACGTCTCCGACGTGGTCGACGTGGACATGGCGGAGGTCAACCAGCGCGTCCTCGACCTTGCCCACGCGCAGTCCGCCGACATCGAGCGCCGCCTCACCGACGACGGCGTCAACCTCGTGGCGGGCACCGCCCGGCTCGACGGGCCGAACCGCGTCATCGCGACCCACGAGGGCCGGGAGACCAGCTACGACGCCGACGTCGTGCTCGTCGCCACCGGCACCACCCCGCGCGAACTGCCCGACGCGCCGTGCGACGGCGAGCGCATCCTGAACTGGAAGCAGGTCTACAACCTCACGGAACTCCCCGAGCGGCTGATCGTCGTCGGCTCGGGCGTCACCGGCGCCGAGTTCGCCTCCGCCTACGACGCGCTCGGCTGCGACGTGGTGCTGGTCAGCTCCCGCGACCAGGTGCTGCCCGGCGAGGACCAGGACGCCGCCGCCGTCCTGCAGCAGGCCTTCGAGCGCCGTGGCATGACCATCATGAGCCGCGCCCGCGCCGTCGCGGCCCGCCGCCGGGGCGACGGGGTCGTCGTCACGCTGGCGGACGGCCGAGAGGTGGAGGGCTCGCACTGCCTGATGGCAGTCGGGGCCATCCCGAACTCTGCGGGCCTCGGCCTGGAGGAGGCAGGCGTCGAGCTGACGGCGTCGGGCCACATCCGCGTCGACCGCGTCTCGCGCACCAACAACCGCGACATCTACGCCGCCGGCGACGTGACGGGCGTCTTCGCGCTCGCCTCGGTGGCCGCGATGCAGGGCCGCGTCGCCATGTGGCACTCGCTAGGCGACGCCGTGAAGCCGCTGGACCTGCGCAGCGTCTCCTCCAACGTGTTCACGACCCCCGAGGTCGCGACCGTCGGCATCACGCAGAAGGAGGTTGATTCGGGTGAGGTGCGCGTCGCGTCGCTGCTGATGCCGATCGCGTCGAACGCGCGCGCCAAGATGATGAGCTTCACCGACGGGTTCGTGAAGCTGTTCTGCCTGCCGACCACCGGCGTCATCGTCGGCGGCGTCGTGGTTGCGCCGCGCGCCTCGGAGCTGATCCACTCCGTCTCGCTGGCCGTCGCGCAGCGCGTCACGGTGGATGACTTCAGCCACGCGTTCACGGTCTACCCGTCGATGTCCGGCACCGTCGCGGAGGCGGCGCGCCGCCTGCACACCCGTGACGGGGCCTGGAACACCCTGACGAACTGA
- a CDS encoding bifunctional glycosyltransferase family 2/GtrA family protein — MFAVLIPAYEPDLRLVALVTQLEATLPDVPVVIVDDGSGPDYCGVFAVAAASGAVILTHERNRGKGAALRTGFADIVARLPGYGVVTADCDGQHTHTDIARISARLDTLPPGQRCVVLGCREFTGPVPARSRLGNSVTRVLFRSITRQDVPDTQTGLRAFPAITLPWALGIQGDRFDYEFRMLLLARQSGISLVTVPIETIYTDGNGSSHFRPLVDSLRIYAPLVRFAGSSLLAFGVDTAMLLLLNWLTGWLLIAVVGARAVSAGVNFVVNRRLVFRRGREVPLRSASLRYLSLAALLLAANYGVLTALTDAGTPLLLAKVVTEAALFLASYSIQRTIVFDPLSGSHNSPAQMLVRTASHPV; from the coding sequence ATGTTCGCAGTACTCATCCCCGCCTACGAGCCGGACCTGCGCCTGGTCGCGCTCGTCACGCAACTCGAGGCCACCCTCCCCGACGTGCCGGTGGTCATCGTCGACGATGGCTCCGGCCCGGACTACTGCGGCGTCTTCGCTGTCGCGGCGGCGAGCGGGGCCGTGATCCTCACGCACGAGCGCAACCGCGGCAAGGGCGCGGCGCTGCGGACAGGCTTCGCGGACATCGTGGCGCGGCTGCCCGGCTACGGCGTCGTCACCGCCGACTGCGACGGGCAGCACACGCACACCGACATCGCCCGCATCTCCGCCCGGCTCGACACGCTCCCCCCGGGCCAGCGCTGCGTCGTGCTGGGCTGCCGGGAGTTCACGGGCCCGGTCCCGGCGCGCAGCAGGCTGGGCAACTCTGTGACGCGCGTGCTGTTCCGCTCCATCACCCGGCAGGACGTCCCCGACACGCAGACGGGGCTGCGCGCCTTCCCGGCCATCACCCTGCCGTGGGCGCTCGGCATCCAGGGCGACCGCTTCGACTACGAGTTCCGGATGCTGCTGCTCGCCCGCCAGTCCGGGATCTCGCTCGTGACGGTGCCGATCGAAACCATCTACACCGACGGCAACGGGTCGAGCCACTTCCGCCCGCTGGTCGACTCGCTGCGCATCTACGCCCCGCTCGTCCGCTTCGCCGGCTCCAGCCTGCTGGCCTTCGGCGTCGACACCGCGATGCTCCTGCTTCTGAACTGGCTGACCGGCTGGCTGCTGATCGCCGTGGTGGGGGCCCGCGCGGTGAGCGCCGGGGTCAACTTCGTCGTCAACCGCCGCCTGGTGTTCCGCCGGGGCCGGGAGGTCCCGCTGCGGTCGGCGTCGCTGCGCTATCTGTCGCTGGCCGCGCTGCTGCTGGCGGCCAACTACGGCGTGCTGACGGCGCTGACCGACGCCGGCACCCCGCTGCTGCTGGCTAAGGTCGTCACGGAGGCCGCGCTGTTCCTGGCCAGCTACAGCATCCAGCGCACGATCGTCTTCGATCCGTTGTCGGGCTCCCACAACTCGCCGGCGCAGATGTTGGTGCGGACTGCCTCCCATCCGGTCTGA
- a CDS encoding purine-nucleoside phosphorylase — MNNTDAFQLAGEAADFLRSHFSVDSIDVALVLGSGWSSGADALGEPVGEIALGDVPGFSKPVVTGHGGALKLVRTAGDKVAAIFTGRTHYYEGRGVAPVVHAVRTAAKWGASTVVLTNGCGGLNPAWAPGTVVLLKDHINFTGDTPLLGATFIDLSEAYSQRLRDLAHRVDPSLPEGVYMQFRGPQYETPAEVRMAGILGADLVGMSTTLETIAAREAGLEVLGLSLVTNAAAGLGEDHLDHTEVLQAGADAGPRLAALLGDICKEL; from the coding sequence ATGAACAACACCGACGCTTTCCAGCTGGCCGGCGAGGCCGCTGACTTCCTCCGTTCCCACTTCTCCGTCGACTCGATCGACGTCGCGCTGGTGCTGGGCTCGGGCTGGTCCTCGGGCGCCGATGCCTTGGGCGAGCCGGTGGGCGAGATCGCGCTCGGGGATGTCCCCGGCTTCAGCAAGCCGGTCGTCACCGGCCACGGAGGCGCGCTGAAGCTGGTCCGCACCGCGGGCGACAAGGTCGCGGCGATCTTCACGGGCCGCACGCACTACTACGAGGGCCGCGGCGTCGCGCCCGTCGTGCACGCCGTCCGGACGGCCGCGAAGTGGGGCGCCTCCACCGTCGTGCTGACCAACGGCTGCGGCGGGCTCAACCCCGCGTGGGCGCCGGGCACCGTCGTGCTGCTCAAGGACCACATCAACTTCACCGGCGACACCCCGCTGCTCGGCGCGACGTTCATCGACCTGTCCGAGGCCTACTCGCAGCGGCTGCGTGACCTGGCGCATCGCGTCGACCCGTCGTTACCGGAGGGCGTCTACATGCAGTTCCGCGGGCCGCAGTACGAGACCCCCGCCGAGGTGCGGATGGCCGGGATCCTCGGCGCCGACCTGGTGGGCATGTCCACCACGCTCGAGACCATCGCCGCCCGCGAGGCCGGCCTCGAGGTCCTCGGGCTGTCGCTGGTGACCAACGCCGCGGCGGGCCTCGGCGAGGACCACCTCGACCACACCGAGGTGCTGCAGGCCGGGGCCGACGCGGGCCCCCGACTCGCCGCGCTGCTCGGCGACATCTGCAAGGAGCTGTGA